Part of the Helicobacter bilis genome is shown below.
GTGTTTGTAAGAGTTTTTCAAAAGTGTAGCGTGATGGCTCAAAACAATGGATTTTAAAATCTAGCGTATTCTTATTTTGAGAGGTTTGCCCCCCCCCCCCCATATGTCGCAAACATAATGTTGTGTATTTGCCCACATTTGCACCTACATCAAAAATACAAAATGAGATCTTATTGCTAAAATATGAATTTTTAAGCAAGATATTAAAAGCTATCTCTTCCCCGCTATCAAAGACTTCTCCACCAGAGCCAATACCTAAGGCATTAAGGTGAGCGATCAAGTATCTTTGTGTGCTTACGCATTGAATAAAACTTATGAAACATAGAATCTCCCTTAAACAATAATTAAATAATAGTAAATAAAATTATACTATATTAATCTAAAAATAGATTCTACGATCTCCAAACCCCATACAATCTACTTGCATTGCCCACAACGCTAATAGAGCTAAGGCTCATAGCAAGGCTTGCAAGCATTGGGTTTAGCATAACTCCAAAAGGACTAAATATTCCCATAGCAATGGGTATGCAAATGATATTGTATAAAAATGCAAAGCCTAGATTCTGTTTGATATTATGTAGTGTTTTTCTACCCAAATGCAGTGCTTCCACAATGCCTAGCAAATCATCTCTAAAATAGATAATATTGCCATACTCAATACTTACTTCACTCCCACTTGCCATAACGAGTGAAAGATCAGCCTTTGCTATCGCAATAGAGTCATTTGCCCCATCGCCTATCATAATCACTTTATGCCCTTTTTCTTGCAGAGATTCTATATATCGCATTTTATCTTCTGGCAGACATTCTGCCTTGTAAGGAATGCCTAAAATATCAGCGATATAGCTCACATTTTCTTTCATATCCCCGCTTAGAATCTCACATTGAAAACCGCCTGTTTTAAGCATAGCTATCATCTCTTGTGCGTATGGTTTTAATGCTTCTGCTAGATATATACGCCCTAGTAAAATCGCCCTATCCTGCATAACCTCAGCGATATACACACAAACACAACCCTTTATAGAATTTGTCTCAACAGATAGCCCTGCCCTATCCTTTAAAAGTTTCGCATTCCCGATTAAAAACACTCTTTCTTTAGAATCTATAAGCAGTTTAGATTCTATCCCTGCGTTCATGTAGTGTTTAGAATCTAGCTGTTTATAGAGTTGTGTATCACTAGATTCATTATGAAAACTCTCACAAATTGCCTTAGCGATAATATGATTGCTTGAAATTTCAATAGAAGAAGCAATGCGTAATAGCTCGTTTTCATTTATATTTTCCTGTAAGAATATGCTATGCAGACTAAAATCCCTTTTTGTTAAAGTGCCTGTTTTATCAAAGACTACATAATCTGTTTTGCTTAGACTTTCAAGGCTTTGTGCGTTTTTAAAAAAGATTCCAAAGTGATTTGCCCTAGCGTTTGCAAAGAGTATTGCCATTGGCGTGGCAAGTCCTAAGGCACAAGGGCAAGAGATAAGAAGTGTGCTAGAAAAATATAGCATAGCACTCTCTAAGTTTTCATATATAAACCAAAAGATTCCACTACAAGTAGCAAGAAACATGACAAGCGGGACAAAAATGAGTGAGATTCTATCCGCAAGTTTTGCTATTTGTGCCTTGCTCTCAAGGGTTTGCTCTAATAAGCTTTGCATTTTGCTGATTTTAGAATCACTTAAGGTATGGCTAACACGAGCAATTAAAGGCGTATCAAGGTTTAGCGTCCCTGCAAAAAGCTGCATGCCCTTTTCCTTTTTGATAGGGATACTCTCACCGCTTAACATACTCTCATCGATATGAGATTCATTTGAATAAAGTATAGAATCTATGGGGATAAAGCTGTGTGGAAGTATGTGTATATAATCGCCTATTTGAAGATTATAGGGTGAGATTTCTTCAGTCTTTAGGGCGGCTATATCGTGTGGATTTATGATTTTTAGGGCAATCTCACTTTGTCTTTGCAAGAGAGATTTTGCGTTATTTATAGCTTTATTTTTTGCGTTTTCTTCTATAAATTTGCCAAGCATAATAAAGCTTAGAATCACGCAAACACTCTCAAAATATAAATGATTCTCTATGCCTTTTAGCATTTGTGCTAAGCTAAAGCAGCTATATAAAAAGCCTGATAAACTCCCCACACTCACAAGTGAATCCATATTAGGTCGCAAGGCAAACAACGCTTTTAATCCATGAAAATATATACTCCGCCCAAAGTGCATAACACAAAGCGTGATGAAAAGCTGTGTCAAGCCATTATAGATAGGATTATGCAAAATTTGTGGCAAGGGAAGGCTAAACATATCATGTAGCATGCTTATATACACTATCACTAGAGATAAGATAATACTAAAGATTAATCGCCTTTTATCGTTTAAAAGGGTGTGTTCTATGTAGTGATTTAATTTTTGTAGAATGTTTTGCTGCGGTGTCTCTTGCATGCTTTTGCGGGAATCTGCGGCGAGGGCTTGGTCATGTATTTTATATACACTCCCTTCGCCCTCACCTTGATAACCCACAAAATCATTGCAAGATACTTCCGCAGTTTGTATTTTGGAGTTTTTAGAATCTAGAATCTTATCCATTTGGGTGGGTGCAGGGTTTAAGGGTGCAAAATTTATAGAATCTAGAATCTTGTCATATTGAGCCTTTGAAAAAGGCGAAATATCTTTACTAGATTCTATATCGTTATTTGTATGAATTGTAGAATCTAAATTATCCATTGTTTTAGATGTTTCACTTCGCTCAACATGACAGACAAAATCTGTGCTTTTAGATTCAGATTCTATACAAGTTACTTCATGTTTTTTAGTATCGTGGGGATTAGATTCTATTGTGTTGTTTTGTGTAGGTTTTGTATTCTCTATTTTTTGTGTTTTAGATTCAGTGGCACACTCAAGCGGATTAGAATCTTTTAGCATATTGAAAGTGGGGCTAGAAGTTGTATGTAATGGTTTTAGACTAAAGTTTGTATTTGCTTGATTTTTGTTATTTGCTAAAGTAAAGCTAGAATTTGGGGCAAGTTTTGCTTTAAAGCCTAAAGATTCTATACATGCTATTATGGAATCTATATCGCAAGTTTCTTTATCAAATTTTATTATTGCTGTATTATTTAGGATATATACATTTGCTTCTTTTATACCCTCTTTTTTTCTTAACTCATTTTCAATACTTGCAGAGCAACTCGCACAACGCATACCAGAGATAGAGAGTCGTATAGATTCTAGAATCTTTGATGTTTCGCTTCGCTCAACATGACAAGCAGAATCTATATTTTGTGTAGAATCTGTGCTTATACTATCTTTTGCTAATGTGTGATTTATCGGCGGTGATAGTGGTGTTTGCGGTTGTGAATTATTTGCTTGGCTAAATCGCATATATTTTCCTTCAAACTACTTAGCTTGTGTTTCTTTACCTTTTTTCTCATCAAACTTTACCTTAAAATCTCTATAAGGTGCTTGCAATTTATAAGTATGAATATATTGCGGGATAAAGACTTCAAGCTCATTTATCTTCCGCATAATATCTATATAATAGGCTTGGGCTTGTCTATTTACATTCTCTCTATTTCTCCACGCAAAGCCTTTGTTATAAGACTTTATGATTTTGTGTAAGTCGCCCTTATGGACTTTATGCCAATATCTAAGATTATCTAGTGCGATAGATGATGCAAACATAGGATCAGAAATAAGCATTTGCCCTACAACATTACGCAAAAATGAAGAATCTTGATAGCTTGTATATTTTCTAATCACATTAGGAATATGTGCGTGATAAATCCCAGCAGATGGATCAGAGAAATTCAACAAATACTCCCCTGCACACGATTCTTTCCATGCGATTGCTGCCATGAGATAGCCAAAGCCATGATCTCTACCATAATAATAAGCATACATTAATACATCTTTTTGGTCTTTAGTAAAGTCTTGCAATGCTACGCAAGTGCCTTCTATCTTTATAGTGATTTTTTCTTGGGCTACTAGATTCTGACATAGCAGCACAGAGATAGCATAGCACCAAATCGTAGTGATAAATATTCTTTGCACCTTTTAGCCTTTTTCACTTTTATTTGCTAAAATTATACAATCAATTTAAAAAGGCATGAGTATAATGGCAGAATTATTTATTGAAATTTTCACAGAAGAATTACCCGCAATTCCACTTTTAAAAAATCTAAGTAATATCAAAGAAAATTGGAAAAAGATATTAAAAGATAATCATCTTGACGCCCCTTTTGACTTTTTCTACACACCACGAAGACTAAGCTTTATCCATAGAGATTTTGCATTAAAACAACCTGACACAAAGACACAATCCTATGGACCACCACTTGCTATTGCCTATGATTCTAATAATAACCCCACAAAGGCAATGCAAAGCTTTCTGCAAAAAAATAATATCACTAAAGATATGGTAAAAACAGCGATTAAAGATAATAAGGAAGTGCTATTTTATGAAAAAGAAGTAAAAGGGATAGAATCAAGTAAGCTTTTAGAATCTATGGTGATTACTCTGCTTCATTCACTGCATTTTGGTAAAAGTATGCGTTGGGGTGATTGCAAGGATAGCTTTATACGACCAATACGAAATATTTGCATTATGCTAGATAATAAAAATATCCCTTGCAATGCTTATAATATTCAAGGAAACAATCTTATTTTTGCACACAGACAAGCAAAAGATACAAATGGAGAGCAAAAAAGCCATTATGCTACAAGCATAGAATCTTACCTTGATTTTCTCTCACAAAATGGCGTGATACTAGACCAAGAGAGGCGTAAAGACTTAATACTACAAGAGATAAAAGAGCTTGAAAATAAACATAATATAAAAGTAGAGATTGATACAGACTTATTGCAAGAGATAGTAGCGATTACAGAATATCCACATGCAATGCTAGGAATCTTTGATGAGAAGTTTCTAAAGATTCCAAAAGAAATGATTATAACCTCTATGAAAGAGAATCAAAGATATTTTGCGGTATATAAAGATTCAGAACTTTTTCATGGCTTTGTAGTTGTGAGTAATTCTTTTGGCGGTGATTTCTCTCTCATTACAAAGGGGAATGAAAAGGTATTAAGAGCAAGGCTTGAAGATGCTATGTTTTTCTACACACAAGATATAGATTCTAAAATGCAGTTTGGAAGTCTAGATTCTATTAGCTTTATGGAGGGGGCGGGAAGCCTTGCAGATAAGATTGCACGAGAGCAAAACATGGCAAATAGCCTTATAGCCTTGCTTAACGCAAAGCAAATAGAATGCAGTGAAAATGAAAAAGCCCTTGTAATACAAGCTTTGAAATATGCAAAATGCGATTTATTATCCCAAAGTGTAGGGGAATTCCCCGAGTTACAAGGCATTATGGGATCATACTTTGCAAAAGATTGTGGCATGGAATCTGAAGTCTGCCTTGCAATAAGAGAGCAGTATCTACCAAATGGCATACAAGCAACACTTCCTAGCAGCAAAATCAGCGCACTTGTAAATATGGCAAATAAGCTTGATACCATTTTCACACTCTTTAATATTAATAAGATTCCAAGTGGCTCAAAAGACCCCTTTGCACTAAGACGACAAGCTACGGCGATTCTAAAAATAGCACATCAATTTGGCTTTGACTTAAGCATAAAAGAGATATGTGATCTAGCAAGTAAAGATTATAGCAACGCAAAGCAAAATATGCTTATAGACTTTATGATGGAGAGAATATATGGAATCTTTCCGGGCGTAAATCCTAGCATTGTGCGTTGTGTGCTACTTATGGGATTTGGTATCACACAAAGCTTTGATAAGATTCTAGCACTTGCATCATATTTTGAAAGCGTGGATATCAAATCTGTGATAGGCACTTTCAAGCGAGTAGCAAATATTTTAGATAATGCAAATCTTACTAAGGACATAACGCTAAACACAAGCCTATTTGAAGAGAGTGAGACAAAACTTTATAATAATCTCATGGCATATACAAAAAGCAAGAAAACAGAAATTACAAACAATACTCTAGATTCTGAATCGTATTTAGCACAGATAGAGAGCTTATTTGCACTCAAAAGCGATTTAGATTCTGTATTTGATAATGTCTTAATAATGACTGATAATGCAGAGTTAAAGCAAAATCGCATTGGCTTAATCACACTTGTATTTAAGGCGTTTATGGAATTTGGCGACATGCGTGAAATCGCGGTGTAAAAGTAAAGTTAATAATCTCTTTGCAACAATTAAAAAAAGCTATTTTTTTATGAAATTTTATTTTGCTCCGCATTCACTACATATTCCACTAAACACTCTATATTTGCCACAAAACGGGCATTTACCACCCTTTCCACCTTTTCCATCATTTGGGGGGACACTCATTTTGTAGCCGCATTCATTACATTTTCCCTCAACGCCTTTTATAAAGAAAGTCAATTTAGCACATTTTGGACATTTTTGACCGGACATATATTCCCTTTTATTTTGATAAGTCGTCATTGTATCATAAAAGTCCAGTATTTTTAACTAAAAGTATTTTAGAAATATAATCTAATTAAACTTGTTTTTAGAATCTACCCGCACAATGAGACTATCTGGCAAACCTAAAGATTCTATAATTGCTTGTTCCACTGCCCTTTGTTCGCCATTGTCTCTCTCATGATCAAAGCCCAATAAATGCAAAAATGCGTGGATAAAAAGTAATGAAAACTCCGCATAGGGATTATGCTTATATAACGCAGCTTTATCGCATACTTCATAGATATTTATGATGATACCGCCTAAGCATTGAGGCATATCGCTAGATTCTATATCCTGTATCTCTAAAGGAAAGCTTAGCACATCTGTGGGATAATCTTTTGCCATGTATTGCTTATTTAGCTCTTGCATAGATTCACTATCTACAAAGATTAATTCTATATAGAGATTTTGTTTATCTAAAGATTCTATATATTTATAGATACTTTCTTGTAGTTTTAAGTCTTTTTTTATAGAATCTAGTCGTATTGTTTGCATGATAAAATCAGCTAAAAACTCTATATAGCCATTTATCTCTATGCTAGAATCTTGTGTTAAATCTGCGTTTAAATCATTTTTAGAATCTTGCTTTAAATCCTGCCATGCTTTTAGAATCTCTGTGTAGGGGAGTTTATCCATTGCGTTTTGATTAGAATCTAGATTCTCCACCAAATCTGGGTGGGTGCAGGGTTTAGGGTGCATTTTTATAGAATCTAGATTCCATAGGTTATGCCCTAAGTCTTGTGCTTCACCCAGATTTGACACAGAATCTAGACTTTGAGATGTTTCACTTCGCTCAACATGACAATTACTAGAATCTAACAATCTTTCATGATTAAGCCCCCTCATTTTCTCTTGCATATATGGGAAAATATGCGTTGTCTTAAAGTGATTCCATAAATTTTTACAAGGCTTTAGTAGAAAAAAGCTATCATCGCATTCTACTCGCATATTTGCACCTCGCATTCAAGCCTTATGCCACTTATCTCATAGACTTTTTGTCTAGCTAGCTCTATAACTTCTATCGCGTCTTCAAACCTTGCACCACCTAGATTTACTAAAAAATTTGCATGTTTATCGCTAAAGCCCACATTATTGATATAAAAGCCTTTCATACCAGCAAGTTCTAGCAGTCTGCCTGCATAGTCATTTGGTGGATTCTTAAAGCAGCTCCCACAGCTTGGGTCATGCGGATGAGTGCTTCTCATTTGTGTAAAAAGCGGCAATAAATCATATCGAAAGCCCGGTATTTTATGGAATCTTGCCGCAAATATCACGCCACTACTCTCCCTTGTCCTATATAAAAGCCCTGCTTTTTCCACATCAATCCACTCGCCATTGATATTTAAGCTTTGCAAAATCTGTGCTATCTCATATTGCTTCATACCTGCATTCATATTACATAATGCACCGATATTTCCGGGCAGATTCTTAAGAAATTCAAGCCCACTTAAATCATGCTTTTTAAAGAATAAAAATGCTTGCAAACTTGACACACTCGCGCCCATTTCAACGCAGTCCTCATTCAATGCGATATACTTAAAGCTATCACCCAGTATCGCAAGATTCTTTGCGTTTGGGGATACAAGCAGATTATTTGCCTTGCCAATGATATGCCATTGTTTAGAATCTAGCTCTAAAAATGTGCGTTTTGTGTGAGTGAGAGGCGTGCTAAATTGCAGTGTTGTATTTTCAAAAAATGTGATTTTTTTACTTGTTATCTTAGAATCTTTATTGCTAAAATACGCCCCCACATCAGCTATATCAAAGACTTTTACAGGTAGCTTTGTGCCAATCTTTAGGCTTGAGTATTTTTGAAAGTCAATAAGTATTTCTTGCATATTTAGGAGATAATAGTAGGTATCATATTAATCACCATTTTAGTGAAGTCCATAAGCATGTTTAGCATCCACGGCATAGTGAAAATAATCATAGCAACAACGGCTAGAATCTTTGGGACAAACGCAAGTGTCATTTCATTAATCTGCGTTGTAGCTTGAAAAATGCTAATCAAAAGACCCATGATGAGCGCGACAAGCAAGACAGGCAGGGATAAAAATAGCGTGATTTTATAGGTTTGTATGGCAAGCGACATGAGTTGTTGTTCCATTGATAGCCTTGTGTTGATATGAGAATGAGATTCTAGCATGTTTAAGAAAATATGGGAATGTTTGGTGGGTTGTTTTGGTTTATAACATGATATGAAATAAAGCAAAGGGGCAGAAAATAGCTTTTTAGCCTTGACTTTGTTTTTTTTGTAAATTACGCATAGGCTTTTGAATGCTTTATGTGAGATTTTAGGATATTGCATAATAAGATTTTATGTAGATTCTAAGATTTAGGGCAGTAAAAAGCAAATATTTTACAAAAGGTTGCAATATGAAAAAAGGTTTAATAGCGTTGGTGCTTGGTGCATTTATCTCAAATGCGTATGCTGTTGAGGTGGGTGGAGATGAGTTGTATAAGGCGTATTATGATGATAATGCAGGTAAGAGTATAACACATTATTGTTATAAGGATATTAGTACAATAATTAGTGGTAATTGGAGAAAGTTTTATGAAATAGTGCCAAGTGATGGTGATTTGCGTGAATTTTCTTTGCGTGATGGATTAAAAGAAGTAGAGAAGTTTGAGTATATGAAAAAGTCAGAGGCTTTAGCTAGTGCAATAAAAAAAGATTTTGAATCTTGGCAGCAAAAACTCTACACTTTTAGGACTAAACTTATAGAAGATGGTTGTGTAGTAAGCGATAAATGTAAAATTAAAGACTACGACCTAGTTTCGTGCGAAATGAAAAAGCCACTTGATGAGATTCTAAATAACCTTGACAAATATTATACGGATATTAAATAGGTTATATTTAGCTTCTTTTACGATTTAGGGCAAATACGCCTTAAATTAAAGATAGATTCTAAATTTGCTTTCTATCTTAAAGGCTATGTAGGCAGTCTATTTTAAAATAGATTTGTAGATTTTAGTCATACAAAATTATTAAAGCGATATGTATTTTACATATTTTATACAAAAATAAGAAAAAATGTAAAAATATATTGACTTTACAGAAAAAAAAAGATATGATTATGTCTTTATTTTTGATTAGCTTTAAAAGACCCGTTAGCTCAGCTGGTAGAGCAATTCCCTTTTAAGGAATGGGCCGTTGGTTCGAATCCAACACGGGTCACCATTTAGTCTAAGCTGTGGCCCCTTCATCTAACGGTTAGGATACCACCCTTTCACGGTGGCTACAGGGGTTCGAATCCCCTAGGGGTCACCAAGCTTTACGATATTTTCTACACTACATAATAATTTCTTTAGGTCGCTTAGCTCAGTTGGTAGAGCGCCACCCTTACAAGGTGGATGTCACAAGTTCGAGTCTTGTAGCGACCACCATTTTGGAGCGGTAGTTCAGTTGGTTAGAATACCTGCCTGTCACGCAGGGGGTCGCGGGTTCGAGCCCCGTCCGTTCCGCCACTTTCTCTGCACATATATTTCTTGTTATCTTTCATTAATAAGTTACTTTAAAGAATAGAATCTAACTTTTTTCCCACTTTTTAATACCAATAAAGAACACTTTGAAATATCTAAGCTTTTTTGCTTTTTATTTTGTTTTACTGCGCGTTGTTTTTGCAGCATATAGAGAGTTGGGCTATTTATACAAACAATACTCTGTGTCGATTTTAATCCAGCTTGTGCCTTTTTCCCCATTATTTTAGCATTTATGTCTATACAATCATTAATAGGGTGTTTTTTAATAAAATCTAAGATTGCTTTAGTGGATTAATCTGTGTAAAAAGCATAGGGCTATCTTTAAAGTCTTTTATCGCTTCTTCATATACTTTTTCAATCTTTTCTATGCTTAAATCTAGGGCATATTGTTTTGCAGATTCTTTGTATTTATCACGCATAGCTAGGCGTTCATCTTTATGTTCAATCCAGTATTCAATCTTAGCACACAAATCATCAATATTATTTGTTTGAAATAGGCTTCTTTCATCAAGGGCAAATTGATTTGTAGCAGAGATTTTAGAATCAGCTATCACAGGCACAATCCCAAATGAAATCGCCTCAAGACAAGAGATCGCTTCACTCTCAACTTGAGCGGGGTGTATGTATAAATCCATTTTAGCAATATTTTCCATTAATAAACTATTTTCAATATATCCAAACTCATAAGGAGTTTTTAGTAGCTTTTCACAAAGCCCTTTAAGATAAGATTCTCTAGGTCCTAATCCATGCAAGTGCAATTTTATAGAATCTTTATACTTGCTTTTTGCAATCGCTTTAATGAGTATATCTTGCCGCTTTTCTTTTGATAGCCTACCAACAGATGCGATATGAAAATAAGAGTCATTAAATTTCTCTTCTATTGCCGATGTTTGCTTAAATTTAAAGCCATTGCTTATTACATACTTTTTACCACCATAACCGACACGATTAAGCTCAGATTCCATAAGCTTACTTGGGCAATGAATGTGGTGTGAATAGCGATAAAATGCACGATAAAAACGCTTGTAGAGATAGTGATTAAACCATTCAAAATCCATATTCATATTATAGCTTATATGCTGTGGTTGCACATGAAATGCGGTGATATAGGGGATACGCATTTTTCTGCAAAGATGCAATGATACAATCTCAAGGCGAAAAGGCATATATAAATGCACGATATCTGCACCGCTAAATGCTTCTTCCAATACCGCTGTATTTGCCGCTCCAAATATCATGTGCTGTCGTTTAGACACTTCTGTAACAAGCGGGATATACCGCTCTTTTACCCCATATAGTCTCTCACCCTCTTCTCCTATTGCTCCCCTTGCCATCTCCCCTTTATCATCAGTGATATTGGTAGCTACTATGCGGACTTCATGTCCTTTTTTGATAAGCT
Proteins encoded:
- a CDS encoding heavy metal translocating P-type ATPase; protein product: MRFSQANNSQPQTPLSPPINHTLAKDSISTDSTQNIDSACHVERSETSKILESIRLSISGMRCASCSASIENELRKKEGIKEANVYILNNTAIIKFDKETCDIDSIIACIESLGFKAKLAPNSSFTLANNKNQANTNFSLKPLHTTSSPTFNMLKDSNPLECATESKTQKIENTKPTQNNTIESNPHDTKKHEVTCIESESKSTDFVCHVERSETSKTMDNLDSTIHTNNDIESSKDISPFSKAQYDKILDSINFAPLNPAPTQMDKILDSKNSKIQTAEVSCNDFVGYQGEGEGSVYKIHDQALAADSRKSMQETPQQNILQKLNHYIEHTLLNDKRRLIFSIILSLVIVYISMLHDMFSLPLPQILHNPIYNGLTQLFITLCVMHFGRSIYFHGLKALFALRPNMDSLVSVGSLSGFLYSCFSLAQMLKGIENHLYFESVCVILSFIMLGKFIEENAKNKAINNAKSLLQRQSEIALKIINPHDIAALKTEEISPYNLQIGDYIHILPHSFIPIDSILYSNESHIDESMLSGESIPIKKEKGMQLFAGTLNLDTPLIARVSHTLSDSKISKMQSLLEQTLESKAQIAKLADRISLIFVPLVMFLATCSGIFWFIYENLESAMLYFSSTLLISCPCALGLATPMAILFANARANHFGIFFKNAQSLESLSKTDYVVFDKTGTLTKRDFSLHSIFLQENINENELLRIASSIEISSNHIIAKAICESFHNESSDTQLYKQLDSKHYMNAGIESKLLIDSKERVFLIGNAKLLKDRAGLSVETNSIKGCVCVYIAEVMQDRAILLGRIYLAEALKPYAQEMIAMLKTGGFQCEILSGDMKENVSYIADILGIPYKAECLPEDKMRYIESLQEKGHKVIMIGDGANDSIAIAKADLSLVMASGSEVSIEYGNIIYFRDDLLGIVEALHLGRKTLHNIKQNLGFAFLYNIICIPIAMGIFSPFGVMLNPMLASLAMSLSSISVVGNASRLYGVWRS
- the glyS gene encoding glycine--tRNA ligase subunit beta, which gives rise to MAELFIEIFTEELPAIPLLKNLSNIKENWKKILKDNHLDAPFDFFYTPRRLSFIHRDFALKQPDTKTQSYGPPLAIAYDSNNNPTKAMQSFLQKNNITKDMVKTAIKDNKEVLFYEKEVKGIESSKLLESMVITLLHSLHFGKSMRWGDCKDSFIRPIRNICIMLDNKNIPCNAYNIQGNNLIFAHRQAKDTNGEQKSHYATSIESYLDFLSQNGVILDQERRKDLILQEIKELENKHNIKVEIDTDLLQEIVAITEYPHAMLGIFDEKFLKIPKEMIITSMKENQRYFAVYKDSELFHGFVVVSNSFGGDFSLITKGNEKVLRARLEDAMFFYTQDIDSKMQFGSLDSISFMEGAGSLADKIAREQNMANSLIALLNAKQIECSENEKALVIQALKYAKCDLLSQSVGEFPELQGIMGSYFAKDCGMESEVCLAIREQYLPNGIQATLPSSKISALVNMANKLDTIFTLFNINKIPSGSKDPFALRRQATAILKIAHQFGFDLSIKEICDLASKDYSNAKQNMLIDFMMERIYGIFPGVNPSIVRCVLLMGFGITQSFDKILALASYFESVDIKSVIGTFKRVANILDNANLTKDITLNTSLFEESETKLYNNLMAYTKSKKTEITNNTLDSESYLAQIESLFALKSDLDSVFDNVLIMTDNAELKQNRIGLITLVFKAFMEFGDMREIAV
- the ybeY gene encoding rRNA maturation RNase YbeY, whose protein sequence is MQTIRLDSIKKDLKLQESIYKYIESLDKQNLYIELIFVDSESMQELNKQYMAKDYPTDVLSFPLEIQDIESSDMPQCLGGIIINIYEVCDKAALYKHNPYAEFSLLFIHAFLHLLGFDHERDNGEQRAVEQAIIESLGLPDSLIVRVDSKNKFN
- a CDS encoding UDP-N-acetylmuramate dehydrogenase, whose protein sequence is MQEILIDFQKYSSLKIGTKLPVKVFDIADVGAYFSNKDSKITSKKITFFENTTLQFSTPLTHTKRTFLELDSKQWHIIGKANNLLVSPNAKNLAILGDSFKYIALNEDCVEMGASVSSLQAFLFFKKHDLSGLEFLKNLPGNIGALCNMNAGMKQYEIAQILQSLNINGEWIDVEKAGLLYRTRESSGVIFAARFHKIPGFRYDLLPLFTQMRSTHPHDPSCGSCFKNPPNDYAGRLLELAGMKGFYINNVGFSDKHANFLVNLGGARFEDAIEVIELARQKVYEISGIRLECEVQICE
- the fliQ gene encoding flagellar biosynthesis protein FliQ, translating into MEQQLMSLAIQTYKITLFLSLPVLLVALIMGLLISIFQATTQINEMTLAFVPKILAVVAMIIFTMPWMLNMLMDFTKMVINMIPTIIS
- a CDS encoding glycosyltransferase, translated to MVIVFVVDSYKNRSNGTSMTAFRFARELIKKGHEVRIVATNITDDKGEMARGAIGEEGERLYGVKERYIPLVTEVSKRQHMIFGAANTAVLEEAFSGADIVHLYMPFRLEIVSLHLCRKMRIPYITAFHVQPQHISYNMNMDFEWFNHYLYKRFYRAFYRYSHHIHCPSKLMESELNRVGYGGKKYVISNGFKFKQTSAIEEKFNDSYFHIASVGRLSKEKRQDILIKAIAKSKYKDSIKLHLHGLGPRESYLKGLCEKLLKTPYEFGYIENSLLMENIAKMDLYIHPAQVESEAISCLEAISFGIVPVIADSKISATNQFALDERSLFQTNNIDDLCAKIEYWIEHKDERLAMRDKYKESAKQYALDLSIEKIEKVYEEAIKDFKDSPMLFTQINPLKQS